One genomic window of Arachis stenosperma cultivar V10309 chromosome 10, arast.V10309.gnm1.PFL2, whole genome shotgun sequence includes the following:
- the LOC130957601 gene encoding chaperonin-like RBCX protein 1, chloroplastic → MESYYATLALPHLPNSNYAYPSSMPSSNKVYPFWPCKRRSSQSTRLQCSKMFVPGFGEASPEQKAANNLHNFFNYTAVKIVAAQLESYNPEAYEELMEFLSRHSLNDGDKFCASMMRESSRHKNLALRIMEVRSAYCKNDFEWDNLKRLAVKMVDDSNTRLMMDYVVETTPVETEK, encoded by the exons ATGGAATCTTATTATGCAACTCTAGCACTTCCTCACCTTCCAAATTCTAATTATGCCTACCCTTCATCAATGCCAAGCAGCAACAAAGTTTACCCGTTTTGGCCTTGCAAGAGAAGGAGCTCTCAATCCACACGCTTACAGTGCAGTAAGATGTTTGTACCTG GATTCGGAGAAGCTTCACCAGAACAAAAGGCTGCTAATAACCTCCACAATTTCTTTAACTACACTGCAGTTAAAATTGTTGCTGCTCAACTTGAG AGCTACAACCCTGAAGCATACGAAGAGCTAATGGAATTTTTGAGTAGACACTCGTTGAATGATGGGGACAAATTCTGTGCTAGTATGATGAGAGAATCATCAAGACATAAGAACTTAG CCCTACGCATAATGGAA GTGCGATCCGCATACTGTAAAAATGATTTTGAATGGGACAACTTGAAGCGCTTAGCTGTTAAG ATGGTTGATGACTCTAACACGAGGCTCATGATGGATTATGTGGTAGAAACCACTCCCGTTGAAACTGAGAAGTGA